The DNA sequence TGCCATCTAAAATTGATCCTACTGTAACAATGATGCAAGTGGAAGAAAAACCTGATGTTACTTATAGTGATGTTGGTGGCTGCAAAGAGCAAATTGAGAAACTGAGAGAAGTTGTTGAAACACCATTATTACATGTtggtttatatatatattattttaatatcaatttatttatgaaaaatagaaaaaataatatggatTAATTGCAGCCAGAAAAATTCGTCAATCTGGGTATTGAGCCACCAAAGGGTGTTTTGCTATTTGGACCTCCAGGCACAGGAAAAACCTTATGTGCTAGAGCAGTGGCTAATAGAACAGATGCTTGTTTTATTCGTGTCATTGGTTCAGAATTAGTTCAGAAATATGTTGGCGAGGTACGTCAAATGctgtataaatattacttctactaatataaattaaatttaataactttaattttagtttaatttacttttaattaaaaacattttttttatacttgaaactgaaagagatagaaaataaatcgaagttaatttacattaaaaatgacgaaaagaaaaatttgtatatattacatgtataatttttttttattctttgcaGGGTGCTAGAATGGTAAGAGAATTATTCGAGATGGCACGAAGTAAAAAAgcatgtttaatatttttcgatgaAATTGATGCTATTGGTGGTGCTCGTTTCGATGACGGTGCTGGGGGCGATAACGAAGTTCAACGTACAATGCTGgagttaataaatcaattagaCGGGTAAgttgcatatttattaaaaaaaaaaaaaaaagttttatgatttaattgcaaataaattttttagatttgaCCCACGCGGCAATATAAAGGTTTTAATGGCAACGAATAGGCCGGATACTTTGGATCCTGCATTGATGCGACCGGGTCGTTTAGATAGAAAGATAGAATTTGGATTACCAGATCTCGAAGGACGAACACACATTTTCAAAATTCATGCGCGCTCGATGAGTGTCGAAAGAGACATCAGATTCGAATTGCTTGCTCGTTTATGCCCTAACAGCACGGGTGCTGAAATACGATCAGTTTGTACCGAAGCTGGTATGTTCGCAATTCGTGCTCGGCGTAAGGTTGCCACAGAAAAAGATTTCCTTGAAGCAGTTAACAAAGTTATTAAGTCATACGCCAAGTTTTCCGCAACACCAAAATACATgacttataattaaaatgcatatgtAATCCATTAAATTTTCCAATGTGTTAGTATCAGAATACATGAAccttataataatttctattgtcatatctattaaataaaaataaaaaatactcataatttgttatttttttatagtttttcgAATCTTAACTTTATAGGTCCATCGggtttattaattagtaatgAAATTGAATCAAGGGATTTTCCATACCATGTAAATCGTAAGTTTCTACAAatctgcaaaagaaaaaaaaaattattgaaacataataacgtgattaaaaaataatactaaggCTGCTTTCTTTTTAAGGAATAATCTACAATTTTTAAAgcagtttaaataatttttaaaaacatacCCGAAGTAAGATAACTTGTAAGTTTTGTTCAGCAAATCGTCTTGCGATGCACGATCGAGGACCATGTCCAAAAGGTAGTACAATATACGGATTGACAGACTtttctttcaacttttttaCTTCGTCGTTATTATCGCGCAACCATCTTTCTGGTCTGAATGTGTTTGGTTCATCGAAATATTCAGAAAGTCGACAAATTACTTGATTCTGAGTAACGACTACAgtctgtaaattaataaatttagtttaCTCTACCGTTAAAgctaaattattacaaataa is a window from the Cardiocondyla obscurior isolate alpha-2009 linkage group LG01, Cobs3.1, whole genome shotgun sequence genome containing:
- the Rpt1 gene encoding 26S proteasome regulatory subunit 7, with protein sequence MPDHLGEDMRKVKNEEEKEEKEIKSLDEGDIALLKTYGQGQYTKSIKTVEEDIQMIIKRVNELTGIKESDTGLAPPALWDLAADKQTLQNEQPLQVARCTKIINADSDDPKYIINVKQFAKFVVDLADSVAPTDIEEGMRVGVDRNKYQIHIPLPSKIDPTVTMMQVEEKPDVTYSDVGGCKEQIEKLREVVETPLLHPEKFVNLGIEPPKGVLLFGPPGTGKTLCARAVANRTDACFIRVIGSELVQKYVGEGARMVRELFEMARSKKACLIFFDEIDAIGGARFDDGAGGDNEVQRTMLELINQLDGFDPRGNIKVLMATNRPDTLDPALMRPGRLDRKIEFGLPDLEGRTHIFKIHARSMSVERDIRFELLARLCPNSTGAEIRSVCTEAGMFAIRARRKVATEKDFLEAVNKVIKSYAKFSATPKYMTYN